Proteins found in one Tsukamurella paurometabola DSM 20162 genomic segment:
- the serS gene encoding serine--tRNA ligase, whose amino-acid sequence MIDVKLLRENPDLVRASQRARGEDAALVDALLEADAHRRAAVLAADNLRAEHKTSSKSIGKAAPEERPALVAAAGELAAKVKEAEAEQARADEVFDETARKIGNVIIEGVPAGGEDDFEVLEHVGTIPEITDPKDHLELAEGLGLLDMERGAKVSGSRFYFMTGHGALFQMALLQLAVQKAVAHGFTLMIPPVLVKPEIMGGTGFLGAHADEIYRLEADDLYLVGTSEVPLAGYHMGEIIDLNDGPIRYAAQSSCFRREAGSYGKDTRGIIRVHQFDKIEMFVYCKPEDAEAEHQRLLDFEKEMLAAVEVPYRVIDVAAGDLGSSAARKFDCEAWVPSQERYRELTSTSNCTTFQARRLGVRYRDEDGRPQIAATLNGTLATTRWLVAIWENHQQPDGSVRVPAALQPFLGTDVLRP is encoded by the coding sequence GTGATCGACGTCAAGCTGCTCCGCGAGAATCCGGACCTCGTGCGCGCCTCGCAGCGCGCCCGTGGTGAAGACGCCGCGTTGGTGGACGCCCTGCTGGAGGCCGACGCGCACCGTCGCGCCGCTGTCCTGGCGGCCGACAACCTGCGTGCCGAGCACAAGACGTCCTCCAAGTCGATCGGCAAAGCCGCACCCGAGGAGCGCCCCGCGCTCGTCGCGGCGGCCGGCGAGCTGGCGGCGAAGGTCAAGGAGGCGGAGGCCGAGCAGGCTCGCGCCGACGAAGTCTTCGACGAGACGGCACGCAAGATCGGCAATGTGATCATCGAGGGCGTGCCCGCCGGCGGCGAGGACGATTTCGAGGTGCTCGAGCACGTGGGCACGATCCCCGAGATCACCGACCCCAAAGACCATCTCGAGCTCGCCGAGGGGCTGGGACTGCTCGATATGGAGCGCGGCGCGAAGGTCTCGGGCTCGCGGTTCTACTTCATGACCGGTCACGGCGCGCTGTTCCAGATGGCGCTGCTGCAACTCGCCGTGCAGAAGGCCGTGGCGCACGGCTTCACGCTGATGATCCCGCCGGTACTGGTGAAGCCGGAGATCATGGGCGGCACCGGCTTCCTGGGTGCGCACGCCGACGAGATCTACCGGCTCGAGGCCGACGACCTGTACCTCGTGGGCACCTCGGAGGTTCCGCTGGCGGGGTACCACATGGGCGAGATCATCGATCTGAACGATGGTCCGATTCGTTATGCGGCGCAGTCGAGTTGCTTCCGCCGCGAGGCGGGTTCGTACGGCAAGGACACCCGCGGCATCATCCGGGTGCACCAGTTCGACAAGATCGAGATGTTCGTCTACTGCAAGCCCGAGGATGCCGAGGCCGAGCACCAGCGGCTGCTCGATTTCGAGAAGGAGATGCTGGCCGCCGTCGAGGTGCCCTACCGGGTGATCGACGTGGCCGCAGGCGATCTCGGCAGCTCCGCCGCGCGCAAGTTCGACTGCGAGGCGTGGGTGCCGTCGCAGGAGCGCTACCGCGAGCTCACGTCGACCTCGAACTGCACCACCTTCCAGGCCCGCCGCCTCGGCGTGCGGTACCGGGACGAGGACGGTCGGCCGCAGATCGCCGCCACGCTCAACGGCACGCTGGCCACCACGCGCTGGCTCGTCGCGATCTGGGAGAACCACCAGCAGCCCGACGGTTCCGTGCGGGTCCCCGCCGCCCTGCAGCCGTTCCTCGGCACGGACGTCCTGCGCCCGTAA
- a CDS encoding DUF3592 domain-containing protein, producing the protein MSEPEFDRERRAAARSVRESHLMVRLFIALGVLTIAAGCYFTVVDTMFLASASTAEGRVVDYEESASPKENGRTEYSYQRIVGYTVDGVDYRKRESGASSSEPAIGDAVTVYYDPDDPQHAMIDAFMRKWLGPLAIIFGVLWTALFAAIQRWTRRKQGERERTAFHGARIPLTVTDLRDSEWRDDDGNTRRAVVATMTGTDSGTGEARVFTRSYEGRWRHRRAPALGAPYVAFVDDSGAIIIPA; encoded by the coding sequence ATGTCCGAGCCGGAATTCGACCGGGAACGACGAGCCGCCGCCCGCTCCGTGCGTGAATCACACCTGATGGTCCGGCTCTTCATCGCCCTCGGCGTGCTCACCATCGCCGCGGGTTGTTACTTCACCGTGGTCGACACCATGTTCCTGGCGTCAGCAAGCACCGCCGAGGGGCGCGTGGTGGACTACGAGGAGAGCGCGTCCCCCAAGGAGAACGGGCGAACCGAGTACAGCTACCAGCGCATCGTCGGGTACACCGTGGACGGCGTCGACTACCGCAAGCGGGAATCGGGGGCATCGTCGAGCGAGCCGGCGATCGGTGACGCGGTCACCGTGTACTACGACCCCGACGATCCGCAGCACGCCATGATCGATGCCTTCATGCGGAAGTGGTTGGGCCCCTTGGCGATCATCTTCGGCGTGCTGTGGACCGCACTGTTCGCGGCGATCCAGCGTTGGACCCGCCGCAAGCAGGGCGAGCGGGAGCGGACCGCGTTCCACGGCGCCCGGATCCCGCTGACGGTCACCGATCTCCGCGACAGCGAGTGGCGCGACGACGACGGAAACACGCGCAGGGCCGTGGTCGCCACCATGACGGGAACAGACTCGGGCACCGGCGAGGCCCGGGTATTCACGCGCAGTTACGAGGGCCGGTGGCGGCACCGCCGGGCGCCGGCGCTCGGCGCGCCCTACGTCGCCTTCGTGGACGACTCGGGAGCGATCATCATCCCGGCATGA
- a CDS encoding roadblock/LC7 domain-containing protein, whose translation MNSPRFPRNNRKRVDDYYGVHDTGMATQAPPQRPAAPPPQQPPPAGPQPATPPAGAPSRGQQAPPPTAPQAPSQPRPEPRRPEPEQRSKPDPLNDPLTSETFLGVQPESDTFEAGMFGYSASSRPAPSDVPPESNGFDSGFDQFAPPRFEPRAENGRQESTGSAAEHEPVIDLADHPDGYIDVEVVDVVEVDHEPPPVRETLAIDAFPYTQIDESYVDPTVLPEPKERGDMTDFNESLTEAMSIEGALGVALVDSQSGMALATAGDPKEFNLEVAAAGNSALVQAMSRTLGDLDLDDHIEDILITLGSQYQIVRPIRQGAEGLFLYLVLDRARANLAMARFRLTKLEEQIEV comes from the coding sequence GTGAACTCTCCGAGGTTCCCGCGGAACAACCGCAAGCGAGTGGACGACTACTACGGCGTCCACGACACCGGCATGGCCACGCAGGCCCCGCCGCAGCGGCCCGCAGCTCCTCCGCCGCAGCAGCCCCCGCCGGCAGGTCCCCAGCCGGCAACACCACCGGCCGGCGCACCGTCGCGGGGCCAGCAGGCTCCTCCGCCCACCGCTCCCCAGGCACCGTCGCAGCCCCGGCCCGAGCCCCGTCGGCCCGAACCGGAGCAGCGCAGCAAGCCGGACCCGCTCAACGATCCATTGACCTCGGAGACCTTCCTCGGCGTCCAGCCCGAGTCCGACACCTTCGAGGCGGGCATGTTCGGGTACAGCGCGTCATCGCGGCCGGCGCCGTCCGACGTGCCACCGGAATCGAACGGATTCGACAGCGGCTTCGACCAGTTCGCGCCTCCCCGGTTCGAGCCGCGCGCCGAGAACGGCCGGCAGGAGTCCACCGGATCGGCCGCGGAGCACGAGCCGGTGATCGACCTGGCCGATCACCCGGACGGCTACATCGATGTCGAGGTGGTCGATGTGGTCGAAGTCGACCACGAGCCTCCGCCCGTCCGTGAGACCCTGGCGATCGACGCGTTCCCGTACACCCAGATCGACGAGTCCTACGTGGACCCGACGGTGCTGCCCGAACCGAAGGAGCGCGGTGATATGACCGACTTCAACGAGTCGCTGACGGAGGCGATGAGCATCGAGGGTGCGCTCGGCGTGGCCCTGGTGGATTCGCAGAGCGGCATGGCGCTGGCCACCGCGGGCGACCCGAAGGAGTTCAACCTCGAAGTCGCCGCTGCGGGCAATTCGGCGCTGGTGCAGGCCATGAGCCGCACGCTGGGCGACCTGGACCTCGACGATCACATCGAAGACATCCTCATCACCCTCGGCTCGCAGTATCAGATCGTGCGCCCCATCCGGCAGGGCGCCGAAGGCCTGTTCCTGTACCTGGTGCTGGACCGGGCGCGGGCCAACCTGGCGATGGCTCGATTCCGTCTCACCAAGCTCGAAGAGCAAATCGAAGTCTGA
- a CDS encoding MBL fold metallo-hydrolase has product MQVTSVGHAGFHITTTAGTILCDPWVNPAYFGSWFPFPDNTQLDWKALGDVDYLYVSHLHRDHFDAKNLAENINKDATVLLPDYPVPDLKRELEKLGFTRFFETEDSVKHTVSGPKGDLDIMIIALRAPADGPIGDSGIVVADGETVLFNMNDARPVDMDVLGDNFGHIDVHLLQYSGAIWYPMVYDMPKGSKRRFAEQKRQRGMDRARSYVDQVGATWVVPSAGPPAFLDPELRYLNDEGRTGEETVLGDPSNIFPDQITFLEEMSKNGNDGGLLMIPGTVGDFRGTEMLSLTHPVPEAEVMEIFENKTAYLDAFAERQAPVLAAEKASWAPDDGVPLLGALKAKFEPIMQASALISDGIGYAVGLEMGDETVVLDFPNRIVREPAEGDGKYRYGFRIAPELVRTVLRDDEPDWVNTIFLSTRFTTWRIGGYNEFLYTFFKCLTPERIAYADGWFSEAHDDSASTELDGWEVQRRCPHLKADLSKFGVVEGGKLTCNLHGWQWDLESGRCLTSSGHELRAKRLT; this is encoded by the coding sequence GTGCAGGTCACCAGCGTCGGGCACGCGGGTTTCCACATCACCACCACCGCGGGCACCATCCTGTGCGACCCCTGGGTGAACCCTGCCTACTTCGGCTCCTGGTTCCCGTTCCCGGACAACACGCAGCTGGACTGGAAGGCGCTCGGCGACGTCGACTACCTGTACGTCTCCCACCTGCATCGCGATCACTTCGATGCGAAGAATCTGGCGGAGAACATCAACAAGGACGCCACCGTCCTGCTGCCGGACTACCCCGTACCGGATCTCAAGCGTGAGCTGGAGAAACTGGGCTTCACCAGGTTCTTCGAGACCGAGGACTCCGTCAAGCACACGGTGAGCGGCCCCAAGGGCGATCTCGACATCATGATCATCGCCTTGCGCGCGCCCGCCGACGGGCCGATCGGTGACTCGGGGATCGTGGTCGCCGACGGCGAGACGGTGCTGTTCAACATGAACGACGCCCGCCCCGTGGACATGGACGTCCTGGGTGACAACTTCGGCCACATCGACGTGCACCTGCTGCAATACTCAGGCGCCATCTGGTACCCCATGGTCTACGACATGCCGAAGGGCTCCAAGCGCCGTTTCGCCGAGCAGAAGCGCCAGCGCGGCATGGACCGCGCCCGCAGCTACGTCGACCAGGTTGGCGCCACCTGGGTGGTGCCCTCGGCGGGCCCGCCGGCCTTCCTCGACCCCGAGCTGCGCTACCTCAACGACGAGGGCCGCACCGGCGAGGAGACGGTGCTCGGCGACCCGTCGAACATCTTCCCGGACCAGATCACCTTCCTCGAGGAGATGAGCAAGAACGGCAACGACGGGGGCCTGCTGATGATCCCCGGCACCGTCGGCGATTTCCGCGGTACCGAGATGCTCTCGCTCACGCACCCGGTACCCGAGGCCGAGGTGATGGAGATCTTCGAGAACAAGACCGCATACCTCGACGCCTTCGCCGAACGGCAGGCCCCGGTGCTGGCCGCCGAGAAGGCCTCGTGGGCGCCCGACGACGGGGTGCCGCTGCTGGGCGCGCTCAAGGCCAAGTTCGAGCCGATCATGCAGGCCTCGGCCCTGATCAGCGACGGTATCGGCTACGCGGTGGGTCTGGAGATGGGCGACGAGACGGTGGTGCTCGACTTCCCGAACCGCATCGTCCGCGAACCGGCCGAGGGTGACGGCAAGTACCGCTACGGCTTCCGCATCGCGCCCGAGCTGGTGCGCACCGTGCTCCGCGACGACGAACCGGACTGGGTGAACACGATCTTCCTGTCGACCCGGTTCACCACCTGGCGGATCGGCGGCTACAACGAATTCCTGTACACCTTCTTCAAGTGCCTGACCCCTGAGCGGATCGCCTACGCCGACGGCTGGTTCTCCGAGGCCCACGACGATTCCGCGTCCACCGAACTCGACGGCTGGGAGGTGCAGCGCCGCTGCCCGCACCTCAAGGCCGACCTGTCGAAGTTCGGCGTGGTCGAGGGTGGCAAGCTCACCTGCAACCTGCACGGCTGGCAGTGGGACCTGGAATCGGGCCGCTGCCTCACGTCGAGCGGGCACGAACTGCGCGCGAAGAGGTTGACGTGA
- a CDS encoding lysophospholipid acyltransferase family protein — MEPIYGTIIKVARGMWAYQGIQFTEVDFQKFPREGGAVVAINHTGYLDFPFAGKPADEAGHRKVRFMAKKEVFDNSKTGPLMRGCKHIPVDREAGAEAYAAAVDALKAGELVGVYPEATHSRSFELKGFKSGAARMAIEANVPIVPVVVWGAQQIWTKGLPKQLGRNKFRVLIGVCDPLDPVGPPDELTARLKGEMQTMLYQLQDLYGPHPQGAAWVPRRLGGSAPTLEEADALDAADIEERRRRREERLGSGDDA, encoded by the coding sequence GTGGAACCCATCTACGGAACGATCATCAAGGTAGCCCGCGGCATGTGGGCCTACCAGGGCATCCAGTTCACCGAGGTGGACTTCCAGAAGTTTCCGCGCGAGGGCGGTGCGGTGGTGGCCATCAACCACACCGGGTACCTCGATTTTCCGTTCGCCGGGAAGCCGGCCGACGAGGCGGGGCATCGCAAGGTGCGATTCATGGCGAAGAAGGAGGTCTTCGACAATTCGAAGACCGGCCCGCTGATGCGCGGCTGCAAGCACATCCCCGTCGATAGGGAAGCAGGTGCCGAGGCCTATGCCGCCGCCGTGGACGCGCTCAAGGCGGGCGAGCTGGTGGGGGTGTACCCCGAGGCCACGCACAGTCGCAGCTTCGAGCTGAAGGGCTTCAAATCCGGTGCCGCGCGCATGGCGATCGAGGCCAACGTCCCGATCGTTCCCGTCGTGGTGTGGGGCGCGCAGCAGATCTGGACCAAGGGTCTCCCGAAGCAGTTGGGCCGGAACAAGTTCCGAGTGCTGATCGGCGTCTGTGATCCGCTCGATCCCGTCGGTCCGCCCGACGAGCTCACCGCCCGGCTCAAGGGTGAGATGCAGACGATGCTCTACCAACTGCAAGACCTGTATGGCCCGCATCCGCAGGGCGCAGCCTGGGTGCCGCGCCGCCTGGGCGGTAGCGCGCCCACCTTGGAGGAGGCCGACGCGCTGGACGCGGCCGATATCGAGGAGCGGCGCCGCCGCCGGGAGGAGCGGCTCGGCTCGGGTGACGATGCCTGA
- a CDS encoding HAD family hydrolase yields the protein MPDAELGERPVLVASDVDGTLVDEAEKISPRTHAALHAVRAAGGHFVLATGRPPRAVDPIADQLDFAPLAVCANGAVLYDTGTSKVVSAALMSPDLLAHIAELVYEHLPGAGFAAERVAQGEHDAATPRFAASTGYQHAWLEPETVSAEDAVVLSHPAVKLLVRQPGMTSDEMHARVAPHLAGIADVTYATNNGLIEFHVPGVTKATGIRAAMRHLGLSDDVRTAAFGDMPNDAEMLRWAGVGVAMANAHPVALDAANMVTSTNLDDGVAQILERWF from the coding sequence ATGCCTGACGCCGAGCTGGGGGAGCGGCCCGTCCTGGTCGCGAGCGACGTCGACGGGACTCTGGTCGACGAGGCCGAGAAGATCAGTCCCCGCACGCACGCCGCCCTCCACGCGGTCCGTGCCGCCGGTGGACATTTCGTCTTGGCGACGGGGCGCCCGCCGCGCGCCGTGGATCCGATCGCCGATCAATTGGACTTCGCGCCGCTGGCCGTGTGCGCGAACGGTGCGGTGCTCTACGACACCGGTACGTCGAAGGTGGTGTCGGCGGCGCTCATGTCGCCGGACCTATTGGCCCACATCGCCGAGCTGGTGTACGAGCATCTCCCCGGGGCGGGGTTCGCCGCGGAGCGCGTGGCGCAGGGAGAGCACGATGCGGCGACCCCGCGGTTCGCTGCGTCGACGGGGTATCAGCACGCCTGGCTGGAACCCGAGACGGTCTCCGCTGAGGACGCCGTGGTGCTCAGCCATCCCGCGGTGAAGCTGTTGGTCCGGCAGCCGGGCATGACCTCGGACGAGATGCACGCGCGGGTCGCGCCTCACCTGGCCGGCATCGCCGATGTCACGTACGCCACGAACAACGGGCTGATCGAATTCCACGTGCCCGGTGTCACCAAGGCCACCGGTATTCGTGCCGCCATGCGGCACCTCGGGCTGTCCGACGATGTGCGCACCGCCGCCTTCGGCGATATGCCCAACGATGCAGAGATGCTGCGCTGGGCCGGTGTAGGCGTCGCCATGGCGAACGCGCATCCCGTCGCGCTGGACGCCGCGAATATGGTCACCTCCACCAACCTCGACGATGGCGTTGCCCAGATCCTGGAGCGTTGGTTCTAA
- a CDS encoding SpoIID/LytB domain-containing protein, translated as MPVWIDGGPRRRRVRRTLAIAMLPAIAVGGAALVFTGATSTDDPALAVGSNVTFTGQGNGHGRGMGQWGAFGYAKAGWKAEQIVAHYYGGSVLSRVDVNLPVKVQLTQQKSVNVFAPAGAKVGDENVAPGQAVRIDGGNAVITEGCGGKVVKTIPAGDGTVSPVNPAAGRPENEILRFCGSNASYRGALSTQDGKVFNTVNIEDYLRSVVPVESKVEWADQGGTEALRAQAIAARSYALAESAKRGDRYNDTQDSQVYGGFAKEDKRSDAAVSSTAGLVMAKDGFAVPTEFSSSTGGYTAGGDFTAVKDDGDVVSPFRNWNQSVPATKIASEFGVGKLESIRITKVQSAAAPRVAQVEIKGSERTVTASGADVRKKLGLRSDWFVIDGQGGPGAAAAPSVPSAPAAGSQNPPTSAPAPAPVPGNVVDRPIIAAPVDPFNPVPTAPNSSQIAPPGATTATVSPSGAPAVPAAPAAPAAPAAPAAVPGAATPAAPAAPAAPAAPAVPTVPAAPGGAAPAVPAAPTAPAAPTIPGIPAPPAAGTGIDALQGRAITGKAAVEAAYRSAGGEKGTLGPVVANPITFPDGSMFQSYANGTIYYTPANGAQVVPSGIAAPATLMNWVTAFAAGGAPSLPPLPLLNLIPGWGDVLGINPTQSDTPPGVPAVPVTPGAPAAPSAPAAPAAPAAPAAPAAPAVPAAPSAPAAAPAAPAPAASAPAAPAGSGSTPLPVPTVPGAPS; from the coding sequence ATGCCCGTGTGGATCGACGGCGGTCCCCGTCGCCGCCGCGTACGGCGCACCCTCGCGATCGCGATGCTCCCGGCGATCGCCGTGGGCGGCGCGGCCCTGGTGTTCACTGGTGCCACCAGCACAGACGACCCGGCCCTCGCGGTCGGCAGCAACGTCACCTTCACCGGACAGGGCAACGGCCACGGCCGTGGCATGGGCCAGTGGGGCGCCTTCGGTTACGCCAAGGCCGGCTGGAAGGCCGAGCAGATCGTGGCGCACTACTACGGCGGCAGCGTGCTGTCCCGTGTCGATGTGAATCTCCCCGTCAAGGTCCAGCTCACCCAGCAGAAGTCGGTCAACGTCTTCGCCCCCGCGGGCGCGAAGGTCGGCGACGAGAACGTGGCGCCCGGCCAGGCCGTGCGCATCGACGGTGGTAACGCGGTCATCACCGAGGGGTGCGGCGGCAAGGTGGTCAAGACGATCCCGGCCGGAGACGGCACGGTGAGTCCGGTCAATCCCGCGGCGGGCCGCCCGGAGAACGAGATCCTGCGATTCTGCGGAAGCAACGCCAGCTACCGCGGCGCGCTCTCCACTCAGGACGGCAAGGTCTTCAACACCGTCAACATCGAGGACTACCTGCGCAGCGTGGTCCCCGTCGAGAGCAAGGTCGAATGGGCCGATCAGGGCGGTACCGAGGCGCTGCGCGCCCAGGCCATCGCCGCACGCTCCTACGCGCTGGCCGAGAGCGCCAAGCGCGGCGACCGGTACAACGACACCCAGGACTCGCAGGTCTACGGCGGTTTCGCCAAGGAGGATAAGCGCAGCGACGCCGCAGTCAGCTCCACCGCCGGCCTGGTGATGGCCAAGGACGGGTTCGCGGTGCCCACGGAGTTCTCCAGCTCGACCGGTGGATACACCGCGGGCGGCGACTTCACCGCGGTCAAGGACGACGGCGACGTGGTCTCCCCGTTCCGGAACTGGAACCAGTCGGTGCCCGCCACGAAGATCGCGTCGGAGTTCGGGGTCGGCAAACTCGAGTCGATCCGTATCACCAAGGTGCAGTCCGCAGCCGCACCCCGGGTCGCGCAGGTCGAGATCAAGGGCAGCGAGCGCACCGTGACCGCGTCGGGCGCGGATGTGCGCAAGAAGCTGGGCTTGCGGTCGGACTGGTTCGTGATCGACGGCCAGGGCGGTCCGGGTGCCGCGGCTGCACCGTCGGTGCCGAGCGCCCCCGCCGCCGGTTCCCAGAACCCGCCGACGTCGGCCCCCGCCCCCGCGCCGGTACCCGGCAACGTGGTGGACCGTCCGATCATCGCGGCCCCGGTCGACCCGTTCAACCCGGTGCCGACGGCGCCGAACTCGTCTCAGATCGCTCCTCCGGGTGCGACCACGGCGACGGTCTCGCCCTCCGGGGCCCCCGCAGTTCCGGCCGCACCCGCTGCTCCAGCGGCGCCTGCCGCCCCCGCGGCGGTACCCGGCGCGGCCACCCCGGCGGCGCCTGCCGCCCCCGCTGCTCCGGCCGCGCCCGCCGTCCCGACGGTGCCCGCCGCGCCCGGGGGAGCCGCCCCCGCCGTTCCGGCGGCACCGACCGCCCCCGCTGCGCCGACGATCCCCGGCATCCCCGCGCCCCCGGCGGCCGGCACCGGTATCGATGCGCTGCAGGGCCGAGCCATCACCGGCAAGGCCGCGGTCGAGGCCGCGTACCGCTCTGCCGGCGGCGAGAAGGGCACGCTCGGCCCGGTGGTCGCGAACCCGATCACGTTCCCGGACGGCTCGATGTTCCAGTCCTATGCGAACGGCACGATCTACTACACGCCGGCCAACGGTGCGCAGGTCGTCCCGTCGGGTATCGCCGCCCCGGCGACCCTGATGAACTGGGTCACCGCGTTCGCCGCGGGTGGAGCACCGTCGCTCCCGCCGCTGCCGCTGCTCAACCTGATTCCCGGGTGGGGCGATGTGCTGGGCATCAACCCCACACAGAGCGACACCCCGCCGGGTGTCCCCGCGGTGCCGGTGACGCCGGGCGCACCCGCCGCACCGTCGGCCCCCGCGGCACCTGCGGCACCTGCGGCCCCCGCGGCACCTGCGGCACCCGCCGTGCCGGCCGCACCGTCGGCCCCCGCAGCGGCACCCGCCGCCCCGGCTCCCGCGGCTTCCGCACCCGCTGCTCCGGCGGGTTCGGGGTCCACGCCGCTGCCCGTCCCGACGGTGCCCGGCGCGCCCTCCTGA
- the glf gene encoding UDP-galactopyranose mutase: MANTSSQPYDLLVVGSGFFGLTVAERAASELGKRVLVVERRSHLGGNAYSEPEPETGIEIHKYGAHLFHTSNERVWEYVNKFTDFTGYQHRVFAMHKGQAYQFPLGLGLVSQFFGRYFTPDEAKALIQEQAAEFDSKDAQNFEEKAISLIGRPLYEAFIKHYTAKQWETDPKNLPAGNITRLPVRYTFDNRYFNDTYEGLPVDGYTKWLENMAASDLIDVRLDTDWFDVRDELTAASPDAPIVYTGPLDQYFDYSAGRLGWRTLDFETEVLPTGDFQGTPVMNYNDADVQYTRIHEFRHFHPERKNYPTDKTVIMREYGRFAGDDDEPYYPINTPSDREMLAAYRELAKTEAAERKVLFGGRLGTYQYLDMHMAIASALSMFDNTLRPHLETGAALTEEANQ, encoded by the coding sequence GTGGCGAACACTTCCTCCCAGCCCTATGACCTCCTCGTGGTCGGATCAGGCTTCTTCGGCCTGACCGTCGCCGAGCGCGCAGCCAGCGAGCTGGGCAAGCGGGTCCTCGTCGTCGAGCGCCGCTCGCACCTCGGCGGCAACGCGTACTCCGAGCCCGAGCCCGAGACGGGCATCGAGATCCACAAGTACGGGGCGCACCTGTTCCACACCTCCAACGAGCGGGTGTGGGAGTACGTCAACAAGTTCACCGACTTCACCGGCTACCAGCACCGCGTGTTCGCGATGCACAAGGGCCAGGCCTACCAGTTCCCGCTGGGCCTCGGCCTCGTCAGCCAGTTCTTCGGCCGCTACTTCACGCCCGACGAGGCGAAGGCGCTGATCCAGGAGCAGGCCGCGGAATTCGATTCCAAGGATGCGCAGAACTTCGAGGAGAAGGCGATCTCGCTGATCGGGCGCCCCCTCTACGAGGCCTTCATCAAGCACTACACGGCCAAGCAGTGGGAGACCGACCCGAAGAATCTGCCCGCGGGCAACATCACCCGCCTGCCGGTGCGCTACACCTTCGACAACCGCTACTTCAACGACACCTATGAGGGTCTACCCGTGGACGGGTACACGAAGTGGCTCGAGAACATGGCCGCCTCCGACCTCATCGACGTGCGACTCGACACCGACTGGTTCGACGTGCGCGACGAGCTGACCGCCGCGTCGCCGGACGCCCCGATCGTCTACACCGGCCCCCTCGACCAGTACTTCGACTACTCCGCGGGCCGTCTCGGCTGGCGCACCCTCGACTTCGAGACCGAGGTGCTGCCCACCGGCGACTTCCAGGGCACCCCGGTCATGAACTACAACGACGCGGACGTGCAGTACACCCGCATCCACGAGTTCCGCCACTTCCACCCGGAGCGCAAGAACTACCCGACCGACAAGACGGTCATCATGCGCGAGTACGGCCGGTTCGCCGGCGACGATGACGAGCCCTATTACCCGATCAACACCCCGTCGGACCGCGAGATGCTGGCGGCCTACCGTGAGCTGGCGAAGACCGAGGCCGCGGAGCGCAAGGTGCTCTTCGGCGGCCGTCTGGGCACGTACCAGTACCTCGATATGCACATGGCCATCGCCAGCGCACTGTCGATGTTCGACAACACCCTGCGTCCGCACCTCGAGACGGGCGCGGCTCTGACCGAAGAGGCGAATCAGTGA